One genomic segment of Rivularia sp. PCC 7116 includes these proteins:
- a CDS encoding DUF928 domain-containing protein, translated as MTWIKKKLYLAAIPLSIGISIAAAVSVRANAPNVFAATPKNRTLISQSFTPPNREGKSPVTAGAATRGGCDTKQNLVTPLMPKEKLGLTFDERPTFYWHTSKSNAETAEFLLLDDNDDLVYEANVNLPKKPGIFAFTLPPEAPGLKTNKQYHWYLSVNCSSEETDDIVTVEGWVERTKPNLATWIKLNKSTPKYRSKIYADASIWHEAITNVAQQRCIAPYDSTMVLYWNQLLTSVGLKELVSESITNVCEVKNDDNK; from the coding sequence ATGACTTGGATTAAAAAAAAATTATATCTGGCTGCAATTCCCCTATCGATTGGGATATCTATAGCTGCGGCTGTTTCAGTAAGAGCGAATGCTCCGAATGTATTTGCAGCTACGCCAAAGAATCGTACATTAATTAGCCAGAGCTTTACCCCACCAAATCGAGAAGGAAAAAGTCCTGTGACTGCTGGAGCGGCAACTCGCGGTGGTTGTGACACAAAACAGAACCTTGTAACTCCTTTAATGCCTAAAGAGAAATTAGGATTAACTTTTGACGAAAGACCTACATTTTACTGGCATACATCTAAATCCAATGCCGAAACAGCTGAATTTTTGTTATTGGATGACAATGATGATTTAGTTTACGAGGCTAATGTAAATCTTCCCAAAAAACCAGGAATATTTGCATTTACCCTTCCTCCGGAAGCTCCGGGTTTAAAGACTAATAAGCAGTATCACTGGTATCTTTCGGTTAACTGTAGCTCTGAAGAAACAGATGATATTGTAACAGTTGAAGGTTGGGTTGAAAGAACTAAACCTAATTTAGCTACCTGGATAAAGTTAAATAAATCAACACCAAAATATCGTTCTAAAATTTATGCAGATGCTAGTATTTGGCACGAAGCTATTACTAATGTAGCTCAACAACGCTGTATTGCTCCTTATGATTCTACTATGGTGCTTTATTGGAATCAATTATTAACTTCAGTCGGTTTAAAAGAGCTAGTTTCAGAATCTATAACCAATGTATGCGAAGTTAAAAATGATGATAATAAATAA
- a CDS encoding MBL fold metallo-hydrolase, with the protein MTKLLFLGSGCAFTVGTDNYQSNMLLITDTGKKFLIDCGSDIRYSLYRQGFSYLDITDIYISHIHADHVGGLEYIGFSSKFDPRCQKPRLYTDKEIMHNLWNNSLSGGMKYIENEIVTLEDFFKPIEIDEDKAFYWENIKFNSIKVIHVNSASVVTPSYGLFFEINGIKVFLTTDTQMHWNSLGKLYQQADIIFQDCETAKFPSGVHAHYQELLDLPLSIKNKMWLYHYQPGKLPDAKKDGFCGFVQRGQEFDFSSSIFAENNFTAINSTFV; encoded by the coding sequence ATGACAAAACTACTATTTTTAGGTTCTGGTTGTGCTTTCACTGTTGGTACGGATAACTATCAATCAAATATGCTTTTGATTACCGATACTGGAAAAAAATTCTTAATTGATTGTGGTTCAGATATCAGATATTCTTTGTATCGGCAAGGCTTTTCCTATCTTGATATTACCGATATTTATATTAGTCATATTCATGCAGATCATGTTGGTGGGCTTGAATATATTGGTTTCAGTTCTAAATTCGATCCACGATGCCAAAAGCCAAGGCTGTATACAGATAAAGAAATAATGCATAACCTCTGGAATAACTCACTATCTGGGGGAATGAAATATATAGAAAATGAAATAGTTACCTTGGAAGATTTTTTTAAGCCTATAGAAATAGATGAAGATAAAGCTTTTTACTGGGAAAACATAAAATTTAACTCAATTAAAGTCATTCATGTAAATTCTGCTTCTGTTGTAACACCTAGCTACGGTTTATTCTTTGAAATCAATGGGATAAAAGTATTCCTAACAACAGATACACAAATGCACTGGAATTCTTTGGGAAAACTTTACCAACAAGCAGATATTATTTTTCAAGATTGCGAAACTGCAAAATTTCCTAGCGGAGTTCATGCCCATTACCAAGAATTATTAGATTTACCATTATCTATAAAAAATAAAATGTGGCTTTATCACTATCAACCAGGTAAACTGCCGGATGCCAAAAAGGATGGTTTTTGTGGCTTTGTACAAAGAGGGCAAGAATTCGATTTCTCATCATCAATATTCGCAGAAAATAACTTTACAGCGATTAATTCAACTTTTGTTTAG
- a CDS encoding CHAT domain-containing protein — MPASNNVADSPDLLTQAGKQYYQNQQFNQAIAKWQQAREILISKGDNINEAIVLGNLAQAYQKLGKITAAKKAIAKSIEILSSSQKHHQNLLANTFNIQGSLLLSEGKSEDALVVWQRAKNIYETVGDKNGLTRCLLNQTQAYTQLGMHTRALNTLEEVNQNLKLQPDSALKIVSLLQKGDALRLTGNLKDSQKALQQSLAIAQKLNSDTNIDKILLALGNTSRFEKKTEEALKYYQQAIDKSKSPGIKLQARLNKLRLLIDTQKLSKARALATQIQPQLASIPPSRTSVYALVNYVQSIEHLEGNKIFNNQKAANKIAAKVAKAARQAEILGDDRAQSYALGYLGHIYEQTQQLKPAKTLTQKALILAQTSNAPDITYRWQWQLGRLLKKQSNFVEAISAYDGAVATLDSIRNELVASNLDIQFSFRESVEPVYREFVSLLLTPEMGETSQEKLKKARQVIESLQIAELDNFFHEPCLKANPTQVDRIDTQAAVIYPIILENRLETIVSLPKQPLRHYTTAISENELEKMVQKMRRAIRRNFLKKQHFAICQEIYNLLVKPLETDLAASEIKTLTFVLDGSLKNVPLAALHDGKQYLIEKYNLALAPGMQLLDPQPLASQKMQVLIGALSEGRQGFVPLPGVKNEVEKINTEISTQVLLNQKFTSKALQKQISQTPFPIIHLATHGEFSSEAEDTFVLTWDNRLNVKELGNILQSREQSTTNPIELLVLSACKTASGDKRAPLGLAGVAVRSGARSTIASLWAVDDEATSQMMVDFYEQINQPGVTKAEALRKAQIKTLQQSKFRHPYYWAAFVLVGNWL; from the coding sequence TTGCCAGCATCAAACAATGTTGCTGATTCCCCAGACTTATTAACGCAAGCCGGTAAACAATATTATCAAAACCAGCAATTTAATCAGGCAATTGCAAAATGGCAGCAGGCACGTGAAATACTGATTTCCAAAGGTGATAATATAAATGAAGCGATAGTACTCGGTAACTTAGCACAAGCATACCAAAAATTGGGGAAAATCACCGCAGCAAAAAAGGCGATCGCTAAAAGTATTGAGATTTTATCTTCCTCTCAAAAACACCATCAAAACCTCTTAGCTAATACTTTTAATATTCAAGGAAGTTTGCTGTTATCGGAAGGTAAATCTGAAGATGCATTAGTTGTTTGGCAGCGTGCAAAAAATATATACGAAACAGTTGGAGATAAAAACGGACTAACTCGCTGTTTGCTCAATCAAACTCAAGCTTACACTCAATTAGGAATGCATACTCGGGCGCTAAATACTTTAGAAGAAGTTAATCAAAACCTAAAACTGCAACCCGATTCTGCTTTGAAAATTGTCAGTTTGCTCCAGAAAGGAGATGCTTTGAGACTGACAGGAAACCTTAAAGATTCCCAAAAAGCACTACAGCAAAGTTTGGCTATTGCTCAAAAACTTAATTCCGATACCAATATAGACAAAATTCTTTTGGCTTTGGGTAACACCTCTCGTTTTGAAAAAAAAACTGAAGAGGCTTTGAAATATTACCAGCAAGCCATCGATAAATCAAAATCCCCTGGGATAAAACTTCAAGCACGGTTGAATAAATTACGGCTTTTAATAGATACTCAAAAATTATCAAAAGCTAGAGCATTAGCAACGCAAATACAGCCTCAATTGGCAAGCATACCACCTAGTAGAACATCGGTATATGCATTAGTTAACTATGTGCAAAGTATTGAGCATTTAGAAGGTAACAAAATATTCAACAATCAAAAAGCTGCAAATAAGATAGCGGCAAAAGTTGCTAAAGCGGCTCGGCAAGCCGAAATTTTAGGAGACGATAGAGCGCAGTCTTATGCACTTGGTTACTTAGGACATATTTACGAACAGACTCAGCAGTTAAAACCAGCAAAAACATTAACCCAAAAAGCATTAATTCTGGCACAAACAAGTAATGCTCCCGACATTACTTATCGCTGGCAATGGCAATTAGGAAGATTACTAAAAAAGCAAAGTAACTTTGTAGAAGCAATTTCGGCATATGACGGTGCTGTTGCAACTCTTGATTCAATCCGCAATGAATTGGTTGCCAGCAATCTCGATATTCAGTTTTCGTTTCGTGAAAGCGTTGAACCCGTTTATCGAGAATTTGTAAGTTTATTGTTAACTCCAGAAATGGGAGAGACAAGTCAAGAAAAGCTTAAAAAAGCACGTCAGGTAATTGAATCTCTACAAATCGCAGAACTAGATAACTTCTTTCACGAGCCTTGTTTGAAAGCAAATCCGACTCAAGTCGATAGAATTGATACCCAAGCGGCAGTTATTTATCCAATTATTTTAGAAAACCGTCTGGAAACAATTGTTTCTTTACCAAAGCAACCTTTACGACACTATACTACAGCTATTTCCGAAAACGAACTAGAAAAAATGGTGCAGAAAATGCGCCGAGCTATCAGACGTAATTTCCTTAAAAAACAACACTTTGCTATCTGTCAGGAAATCTATAATCTACTTGTTAAACCATTAGAAACAGATTTAGCAGCTTCGGAGATTAAAACTTTAACATTTGTTCTAGATGGTTCCTTGAAAAATGTGCCATTAGCCGCTTTACATGATGGAAAGCAATATTTAATAGAAAAATACAATCTTGCTTTAGCTCCAGGAATGCAGTTGCTAGATCCTCAACCTTTAGCGAGTCAAAAAATGCAAGTTTTAATTGGAGCTTTAAGCGAAGGAAGACAAGGTTTTGTACCCTTACCTGGTGTTAAAAATGAAGTCGAAAAGATTAATACTGAAATTTCAACTCAAGTACTTCTCAATCAAAAGTTTACTAGCAAAGCTTTACAAAAACAAATTAGTCAAACTCCTTTTCCTATCATACATTTAGCAACTCACGGCGAATTTAGTTCTGAAGCTGAAGACACATTTGTTCTGACTTGGGATAACCGTTTAAATGTAAAAGAGTTAGGCAATATTCTTCAAAGTAGAGAACAGAGTACTACTAATCCCATCGAATTATTAGTTCTTAGTGCTTGTAAAACAGCTAGCGGTGACAAACGCGCTCCTTTGGGCTTAGCTGGTGTAGCCGTGCGCTCTGGGGCACGCAGCACCATAGCCAGTTTATGGGCAGTGGATGATGAAGCAACTTCTCAGATGATGGTAGATTTTTACGAACAAATAAATCAGCCTGGAGTCACTAAGGCAGAAGCTTTACGTAAGGCTCAAATCAAAACTTTGCAACAATCTAAGTTTAGACACCCCTATTACTGGGCAGCTTTTGTTTTAGTTGGTAATTGGCTGTAA
- a CDS encoding site-specific integrase, with amino-acid sequence MKENILSELDKVNQRLKAAKTKVTIRESNGSLQLRATLPIKPGDKNTRGTGRKQYNISLNIPANLDGLKTAEEEAQELGKLIARKSFAWNDKYLGKEVSKDFKTIGELLEKFEAEYFKTHKRTTKSEHTFYYYFTRTKRYTNSQDLAIAENLIDSIEKIDKEWARYNAARAISAFCQTFKIDIDLSKYSKMPEHNSRKIPTDAEISTGFTKFADYLDTRGKQVNKNVKDSWQLWRWIYGMLSVYGLRPRELFINPNIEWWLSEQNADMTWKVDRNCKTGEREALPLYKQWITDFDLRNPKYAKMLVDAVNKKDKNNHAQITALTQRVSWWFRKIALDFKPYDLRHAWAIRAHILGVPIKAAADNLGHSVQVHTQTYQRWFSLDMRKLAIDNALNKKSEVEVIKEDNQRLRLEVEKLRMEKVYSNL; translated from the coding sequence ATGAAAGAAAATATATTGTCAGAACTAGATAAAGTAAATCAGCGCTTAAAAGCAGCAAAGACAAAGGTAACAATTAGGGAATCAAATGGCAGTTTACAGTTACGCGCTACTTTGCCAATTAAACCAGGAGATAAAAATACGAGAGGAACGGGAAGAAAACAATATAATATCAGTTTAAATATTCCAGCGAATTTAGATGGTTTAAAAACAGCCGAAGAAGAAGCGCAGGAATTAGGAAAATTAATTGCTAGAAAAAGCTTTGCATGGAACGATAAATATTTGGGTAAAGAAGTCTCAAAAGATTTTAAAACTATAGGTGAACTATTAGAAAAATTTGAAGCAGAATATTTTAAAACCCATAAACGCACTACAAAAAGCGAACACACTTTTTATTATTATTTTACTCGAACCAAGCGATATACTAATTCTCAAGATTTAGCGATCGCCGAAAATCTGATCGACTCAATTGAAAAAATCGATAAAGAATGGGCAAGATATAATGCAGCCAGAGCGATATCTGCATTTTGCCAAACTTTTAAAATTGATATCGATTTATCAAAATATTCCAAAATGCCGGAACATAATTCCCGCAAGATACCCACCGACGCAGAGATATCTACAGGCTTTACCAAATTTGCAGATTATCTTGATACAAGAGGAAAACAAGTAAATAAAAATGTCAAAGATAGCTGGCAACTATGGCGCTGGATATACGGAATGCTTTCAGTGTATGGTTTGCGTCCGCGAGAACTATTTATCAATCCCAATATTGAATGGTGGTTGAGCGAACAAAATGCAGATATGACATGGAAGGTAGACAGAAATTGCAAGACGGGAGAAAGAGAAGCATTACCTTTATATAAGCAGTGGATTACAGATTTTGATTTAAGAAACCCTAAATATGCAAAAATGCTCGTAGATGCAGTTAACAAAAAAGATAAAAATAATCACGCACAGATAACTGCATTAACCCAAAGAGTTAGTTGGTGGTTTCGCAAAATCGCATTAGACTTTAAACCCTACGATTTACGTCATGCTTGGGCTATTCGAGCGCATATTCTTGGGGTTCCCATCAAAGCAGCAGCAGACAATTTAGGTCATAGCGTCCAGGTGCATACTCAAACTTATCAGCGTTGGTTTTCCTTGGATATGCGAAAGTTAGCAATTGATAATGCTTTGAATAAGAAGAGTGAAGTTGAGGTGATTAAGGAAGATAATCAAAGATTGAGATTAGAGGTTGAGAAGTTGAGGATGGAGAAAGTTTATAGTAATTTGTAG
- a CDS encoding DUF2780 domain-containing protein has translation MELVQQLVGNLGVQEDQAKGGAGLILKLAQDKLGGGEFAQLASAIPGSDVLLGSAPSEDAGTGMMGALGGMAAGMMGGGQGSNLGSLMSLAGGFQKLGMSGDMVTKFFPVILNFVQQKGGADVAGLLSKALQ, from the coding sequence ATGGAACTCGTTCAACAATTGGTAGGAAATCTTGGAGTACAAGAAGACCAAGCAAAGGGTGGTGCTGGTTTAATATTAAAGCTTGCTCAAGATAAGCTCGGTGGTGGTGAATTCGCTCAACTTGCCTCAGCTATTCCCGGTTCTGATGTATTGTTAGGTTCTGCACCTTCGGAAGATGCTGGTACTGGAATGATGGGTGCTTTGGGTGGTATGGCTGCTGGAATGATGGGCGGTGGTCAAGGTTCTAATTTAGGTAGTTTAATGAGTTTGGCTGGTGGTTTCCAAAAGTTGGGAATGAGTGGAGATATGGTAACTAAGTTCTTTCCTGTAATTCTTAATTTTGTGCAGCAGAAAGGTGGTGCTGATGTCGCTGGTCTTTTATCGAAAGCTCTACAGTAA
- a CDS encoding dienelactone hydrolase family protein → MEINTTRVQIPNNDLLIDACLAQPEGNDKRSAVIVFQEIFGVNNNIRDITELIAKQGYVAIAPAMYQRIAPGFEFGFSEEDAGFSQEAYRLGLEYYQQVKYQEIFSDIQATIAYLKSLSNVKTDSIGCIGFCFGGHVAYMAATLPDIKATASFYGGGITQPSYGEEIPTVNRTSEINGTIYTFFGTNDSFISQEDNQKIETELKKHNINHRVFRYDAGHGFFAGFFVDKYPFLAQNPNVNRQAAIDAWNHVLKLFENNL, encoded by the coding sequence ATGGAAATTAATACTACCCGCGTTCAAATTCCCAACAATGATTTATTAATCGATGCTTGTTTAGCTCAACCGGAAGGTAATGATAAAAGAAGTGCTGTAATTGTTTTTCAAGAAATTTTTGGTGTTAACAATAATATTCGAGACATTACCGAATTAATAGCTAAACAAGGATATGTTGCAATTGCTCCAGCGATGTATCAACGCATTGCTCCCGGTTTTGAATTTGGGTTTAGTGAGGAAGATGCTGGGTTTAGTCAAGAAGCTTACCGTTTGGGTTTGGAATATTATCAACAGGTAAAATATCAGGAGATTTTCAGCGATATTCAAGCGACAATTGCTTATTTAAAGAGTTTATCTAATGTGAAAACCGATTCTATTGGTTGTATTGGTTTTTGTTTTGGTGGTCATGTTGCTTATATGGCTGCAACTTTGCCAGATATTAAAGCAACTGCTTCTTTTTATGGTGGTGGAATTACTCAACCTAGTTATGGTGAAGAAATTCCGACTGTGAATCGTACTTCTGAAATCAATGGTACTATTTATACGTTTTTCGGTACTAATGATTCATTCATTTCCCAGGAAGATAACCAGAAAATAGAAACGGAATTAAAAAAGCATAATATTAATCATCGTGTATTTAGATATGATGCTGGACATGGATTTTTTGCAGGATTTTTTGTTGATAAATATCCATTTTTAGCACAAAACCCAAATGTAAATAGACAAGCTGCTATTGATGCTTGGAATCATGTTTTGAAATTGTTTGAAAACAACTTGTAA
- a CDS encoding phosphate-starvation-inducible PsiE family protein: METNRSLTKQIQFLFEQNTIVRNLEKVQNFIVISLCIGLFCVMLIRLGEMFFSLLKPLNFQAITSDILSILILVELFRLLIVYLQEQRISIGSAVEVSLVSALREVLLEGVVAIPLDKLLGISVFLIVLGGLLWLRASMFERFNSVNFDAHS, from the coding sequence ATGGAAACTAATCGTTCATTGACAAAACAAATACAGTTTTTATTTGAGCAAAATACTATTGTTCGCAATCTGGAAAAAGTTCAAAACTTTATTGTTATTTCCTTATGTATTGGTTTATTTTGCGTAATGTTAATTCGATTGGGTGAAATGTTCTTTTCTCTGCTAAAACCTTTGAATTTTCAAGCTATTACTTCTGATATTTTATCTATTTTAATTTTAGTTGAGTTATTTAGACTTTTAATTGTTTACCTCCAAGAACAACGTATTTCAATTGGTTCAGCAGTAGAAGTTTCTTTAGTTTCAGCTTTACGAGAAGTACTTTTAGAAGGAGTTGTCGCAATTCCTTTAGATAAACTTTTGGGAATCAGTGTTTTCTTAATTGTTTTAGGTGGACTTTTGTGGTTGCGAGCATCAATGTTTGAGCGATTTAATTCAGTCAATTTTGATGCTCATTCTTAA
- a CDS encoding superoxide dismutase: MTLKRRHFLYLLGVGVSTFALESCALADNQKVAQSGSGDIKLPPLPYDYNGLEPHIDAKTMKFHHDKHHAGYVKNLNAALGKYPKLKQQSVEELLGNLDSVPQDIRNTIRNNGGGHVNHSMFWEIMKPDGGGEPTGAIANAIKDNFGSFSEMKNQFNQAGAKRFGSGWAWLVFNKDGKLEVMSTANQDSPFSQGKYPVMGNDVWEHAYYLNYQNRRKDYLEAWWNTINWDEVNTRFDAAKKFA; the protein is encoded by the coding sequence ATGACTTTAAAACGTCGGCATTTCTTATATTTACTTGGGGTTGGTGTAAGTACGTTTGCTTTAGAAAGTTGTGCGTTAGCAGATAACCAGAAAGTTGCTCAAAGTGGCTCTGGCGATATCAAATTACCTCCTTTGCCTTACGATTACAATGGGTTGGAACCTCATATTGATGCTAAAACAATGAAGTTTCATCACGATAAGCACCATGCTGGTTACGTGAAAAACTTGAATGCAGCTTTAGGAAAGTATCCAAAACTCAAGCAGCAAAGTGTAGAAGAATTATTGGGAAATCTTGATAGCGTACCACAAGATATTCGCAACACTATCAGAAATAATGGTGGTGGGCACGTCAATCACTCGATGTTTTGGGAAATCATGAAACCCGATGGTGGAGGGGAACCCACCGGTGCGATCGCAAATGCTATCAAGGATAATTTTGGCAGTTTTTCTGAGATGAAAAATCAGTTTAACCAAGCCGGAGCAAAACGCTTTGGTAGCGGTTGGGCTTGGTTGGTATTTAATAAAGATGGCAAATTAGAGGTGATGAGTACCGCTAACCAAGATAGTCCTTTTAGTCAAGGAAAATATCCCGTCATGGGGAACGATGTTTGGGAACACGCATATTATCTCAATTACCAAAACCGTCGTAAGGATTATTTAGAAGCTTGGTGGAATACGATTAATTGGGATGAAGTAAATACAAGATTTGATGCAGCAAAGAAATTTGCGTAA
- a CDS encoding dihydrofolate reductase family protein, protein MRKLKYYVACSVDGFIARKDGSFNDFVFEGEVVNDYIESFKLFDIVLMGRKTYEVGLTEGKTNPYPMMKSYVFSRSMKESPDENVELVSENAGELVKRLKNETGKDIYLCGGANLATTLFAENLIDEIILKINPFVMGSGIPLFGEVIKPTALKLTDSKIYESGVLLVSYQVQS, encoded by the coding sequence ATGCGAAAACTTAAATATTACGTTGCTTGCAGTGTTGATGGATTTATTGCTCGGAAAGACGGTTCATTTAATGATTTTGTCTTTGAAGGAGAAGTCGTAAATGATTATATCGAGTCTTTTAAACTATTTGATATCGTTTTGATGGGAAGAAAAACTTATGAGGTGGGATTAACCGAAGGAAAAACTAATCCTTATCCGATGATGAAAAGTTATGTGTTTTCTCGTTCCATGAAAGAAAGTCCCGATGAGAATGTAGAGCTTGTTTCGGAGAATGCAGGTGAATTGGTAAAAAGGTTAAAGAATGAAACAGGAAAAGATATTTATTTATGTGGTGGTGCGAATTTAGCCACGACGTTGTTTGCTGAAAATTTGATTGACGAAATTATTTTAAAAATAAATCCTTTTGTTATGGGTTCGGGTATTCCGCTGTTTGGGGAAGTTATTAAACCAACTGCGTTAAAACTTACCGATAGCAAGATTTATGAAAGTGGTGTTTTATTAGTTAGTTATCAGGTTCAGAGTTGA
- a CDS encoding (d)CMP kinase yields MNKLKFSNETRVILIGGSSHAGKSTLAQSLAAKLNWNYLSTDKLARHPGKPWIQPNKRFIPEHVVEHYKNLSLEALFVDVISHYEKNVLPQVENIVCSGEHLILEGSAIYPGLVENLVREKGVKAIWLTGSEQLFQNRIYNQSNFDNVGEDEKYLIEKFLQRTLLYNKRMMESVEQLGFKYINVEFTSNTDELSTKYIEMLLED; encoded by the coding sequence ATGAATAAATTAAAATTCAGCAATGAAACAAGAGTAATCCTAATCGGTGGTTCGTCTCATGCTGGAAAATCAACTCTTGCTCAATCTTTAGCTGCAAAACTTAATTGGAATTATCTTTCTACAGATAAACTTGCTCGTCATCCCGGAAAACCTTGGATACAACCAAACAAAAGGTTTATTCCAGAACACGTTGTAGAACATTATAAAAATCTTTCCCTTGAAGCTCTTTTTGTAGATGTAATATCTCATTATGAAAAAAATGTTTTACCCCAGGTTGAGAATATTGTTTGTTCTGGAGAACATCTGATTTTAGAAGGTTCTGCAATATATCCGGGATTGGTAGAGAATTTAGTTCGTGAAAAGGGAGTTAAAGCAATTTGGCTGACAGGTAGCGAGCAACTTTTTCAAAATAGAATTTACAATCAAAGTAATTTTGACAATGTAGGTGAAGATGAAAAGTATTTAATTGAAAAATTTCTTCAACGTACTCTTTTGTACAACAAAAGAATGATGGAATCGGTTGAGCAGTTGGGATTTAAATATATTAATGTCGAATTCACTTCAAATACAGACGAACTTTCAACAAAATATATCGAAATGCTTCTTGAAGATTAA
- a CDS encoding DUF6434 domain-containing protein — protein MERPKLKNISSAEEFKNWYWLKEELIAYCREVGIKITGGKFEIAERIINYLNTGETETNKKPDKSIKKPNSKFDWKNEQLTVDTVITDNYKNNSNVRRFFTERVGAKFSFSIDLMQWMKDNVGKTLSDAVVEWHRLQELKKNPNYQSVIPAHNQYNQYIRDFLADNPDKSIKDARKYWKLKRLLPGDRQYSKSDLLLSEDCKK, from the coding sequence ATGGAAAGACCTAAATTAAAAAATATCTCCTCAGCAGAAGAATTCAAAAATTGGTATTGGTTAAAAGAAGAATTAATTGCTTACTGTCGCGAAGTCGGAATTAAAATCACCGGTGGCAAGTTTGAAATTGCAGAGCGAATTATTAATTATCTAAATACTGGTGAAACTGAAACCAATAAAAAACCAGATAAATCAATTAAAAAACCTAATTCAAAGTTTGATTGGAAAAATGAACAATTAACTGTTGATACGGTAATCACAGATAATTATAAAAATAATTCTAATGTCAGAAGATTTTTTACCGAGCGGGTAGGTGCAAAATTCAGTTTTTCCATTGATTTAATGCAGTGGATGAAAGATAACGTCGGTAAAACTCTGAGTGATGCAGTTGTAGAATGGCATCGATTGCAAGAATTAAAGAAAAACCCAAATTATCAATCTGTAATTCCAGCACATAACCAATACAATCAATATATTAGAGATTTTTTAGCCGATAACCCCGATAAATCAATCAAGGATGCTAGAAAATACTGGAAATTGAAGCGTTTACTTCCAGGCGATCGCCAATATTCAAAATCAGATTTGTTGTTGAGTGAAGATTGCAAAAAATAA
- a CDS encoding helix-turn-helix transcriptional regulator: MIRWKLSELMARHRIKGKELANYLGISANSVSALKRAELMPEIGGERWEQICEAINELSCLNEKCTPFDLVEYVPSKDESTKKYDSSSRISAV, from the coding sequence GTGATTCGTTGGAAATTAAGTGAATTAATGGCTCGGCATCGAATAAAGGGAAAAGAGCTTGCCAATTATTTAGGTATAAGTGCTAACTCTGTGTCAGCTTTGAAAAGAGCCGAGTTAATGCCAGAAATTGGTGGTGAAAGATGGGAGCAAATTTGTGAAGCTATCAATGAGTTATCTTGTCTAAATGAAAAATGTACTCCTTTCGATTTAGTTGAGTATGTTCCGAGCAAAGATGAATCAACTAAAAAATACGATTCATCATCTAGGATATCGGCAGTGTAA